The following are encoded in a window of Pseudalgibacter alginicilyticus genomic DNA:
- a CDS encoding DUF6048 family protein: MKQQLTIIYFINITCMLLFCANIQAQNDSINTKTTDTLKIPQKYGLRIGGDVSKLIRSFLDDNYKGFEIMADFRYSNRMYIAGEIGIEEKESVNDYLNVTTKGTYFKGGIDYNLYQNWLDMDNMIYTGFRLGASSFSHTLNTFKVYSTNQYWTPQFTSETSQDFNGLTAVWLEIIIGIKAEIFKNLYIGLNAQLKGLVTEKDPVNFENIYIPGFNKTYDSSGIGTGYSYSISYRIPLYKKEKIVAPVN, from the coding sequence ATGAAACAGCAGCTCACTATAATATATTTCATTAATATTACTTGTATGCTGCTTTTTTGTGCCAATATACAAGCACAGAATGACAGCATAAACACCAAAACGACTGATACTTTAAAAATTCCACAAAAATATGGCTTGCGTATTGGTGGTGATGTAAGTAAACTTATTCGATCTTTTTTAGATGACAATTATAAGGGGTTTGAAATAATGGCTGACTTTAGATACAGTAACCGAATGTATATTGCAGGAGAAATTGGTATTGAAGAAAAAGAATCGGTTAATGATTATTTAAATGTTACTACTAAAGGAACTTATTTTAAAGGAGGGATTGACTATAATTTATATCAAAATTGGTTGGATATGGATAATATGATTTACACTGGTTTTCGCTTAGGAGCCAGTTCCTTTTCGCACACACTCAACACCTTTAAAGTTTATAGTACAAACCAATATTGGACACCTCAATTTACATCTGAAACCAGTCAAGATTTTAATGGCTTAACTGCTGTTTGGCTTGAAATTATTATTGGTATAAAAGCTGAGATATTTAAAAACCTTTATATTGGATTAAATGCACAATTAAAAGGCTTGGTTACAGAAAAAGACCCTGTGAATTTTGAAAACATTTATATTCCTGGGTTCAATAAAACTTATGATAGCAGTGGTATTGGTACAGGTTATAGTTATTCTATTTCATATAGAATTCCACTCTATAAAAAAGAAAAAATTGTAGCTCCAGTTAATTAG
- a CDS encoding DUF6452 family protein, which translates to MKYLKSLSIAALFTIALFTSCERDDICPASTPTTPRLIIEAYDAAVQENSKNIFGLVVLGVDNDEVLDGYSVVSTDELILPLRTDTTTTQYSLISGYSYDDNDTPDDTSDDIIEGNEDIITISYTTEQVYVSRACGYKTIFNNVSFTIEDDGDNWILSRSALIDNQTIEDETAAHYNIFH; encoded by the coding sequence ATGAAATATTTAAAATCACTATCAATAGCAGCCCTTTTTACTATCGCTCTATTTACAAGTTGTGAACGTGATGATATTTGTCCTGCAAGTACACCTACCACACCAAGATTGATTATTGAAGCTTATGATGCAGCGGTTCAAGAAAATAGTAAAAATATATTTGGATTGGTTGTTTTAGGTGTTGATAATGATGAGGTTTTAGATGGCTACAGTGTAGTGTCTACAGATGAATTAATACTGCCTCTCAGAACAGATACTACAACAACTCAATACAGCCTTATTTCAGGGTATTCGTATGATGATAATGACACTCCTGATGATACTTCAGATGATATTATAGAAGGTAATGAAGATATTATTACCATATCATATACAACCGAACAAGTTTATGTGTCGCGAGCTTGTGGTTATAAAACCATTTTCAACAATGTATCATTTACTATTGAAGATGACGGCGATAACTGGATATTATCAAGATCAGCACTAATTGACAATCAAACTATAGAAGATGAAACAGCAGCTCACTATAATATATTTCATTAA
- the rlmD gene encoding 23S rRNA (uracil(1939)-C(5))-methyltransferase RlmD — protein MSRRNKNKVFTNIEVIDAGAKGKTIGKAPDGKIIFLPNAVPGDVVDVQTFKARKAYYEGKATVFHTFSNKRTEPACEHFGTCGGCKWQNMAYEHQLFYKQKEVTNNLTRIGHIELPEVTPILGSKKQYFYRNKMEFSFSDSRWLTIEEVQSDEDLGDRNALGFHIPGMWDKILDVKKCHLQTDPSNAIRNAVKEFGLKHNLEFFNTRNQTGLLRTMMIRTSSTGNVMVMIQFYKDDKTKRELLLDFIAETFPQITSLQYVINEKANDTIYDQEVICYKGHDHIFEEMEGLKFKINAKSFYQTNSDQAFELYKITREFAGLTGNELVYDLYTGTGTIAQFVAKKAKKVIGVEAVPDAILAAKENAQLNQINNVEFFVGDMKHVFNAEFINKHGQPDVIITDPPRDGMHKDVVQQILNIAPEKIVYVSCNSATQARDLALMDATYKVIKTQAVDMFPQTFHVENVVLLKKRKH, from the coding sequence ATGTCTAGAAGAAATAAGAATAAAGTTTTCACAAATATAGAAGTGATTGATGCAGGAGCCAAAGGTAAAACCATTGGCAAAGCACCCGATGGCAAAATTATATTCTTGCCTAATGCTGTCCCTGGTGATGTAGTAGATGTTCAAACTTTTAAAGCCAGAAAAGCATATTACGAAGGAAAAGCTACGGTATTCCACACGTTTTCTAACAAAAGAACGGAACCGGCTTGTGAGCATTTTGGAACCTGTGGCGGCTGTAAATGGCAAAATATGGCCTATGAGCACCAATTATTTTATAAGCAAAAAGAAGTAACTAATAATTTAACCCGGATTGGGCACATAGAACTCCCAGAGGTCACTCCTATTTTAGGTTCCAAAAAACAATACTTCTATAGAAATAAAATGGAGTTTTCTTTTAGTGACAGCCGTTGGTTAACCATTGAAGAAGTGCAATCTGATGAAGACTTAGGGGACAGAAATGCATTAGGATTTCATATTCCTGGTATGTGGGATAAAATTTTAGATGTAAAAAAATGTCATTTACAAACCGACCCTTCTAATGCTATTAGAAATGCTGTTAAAGAATTTGGTTTAAAGCATAACTTAGAATTTTTTAATACGCGCAACCAAACGGGATTGTTGCGTACTATGATGATTCGAACCTCAAGTACTGGAAATGTTATGGTAATGATTCAATTCTATAAAGACGATAAAACTAAAAGAGAACTGTTGTTAGATTTTATAGCTGAAACTTTCCCACAAATAACCTCACTACAATATGTTATTAATGAAAAAGCAAATGATACTATTTATGATCAAGAAGTGATTTGTTATAAAGGTCATGATCATATTTTTGAAGAAATGGAAGGCTTAAAATTCAAAATTAATGCCAAATCTTTTTATCAAACCAATTCTGATCAAGCTTTTGAATTGTATAAAATTACTCGAGAGTTTGCTGGTTTAACAGGAAATGAATTGGTTTATGATTTATATACAGGTACAGGAACCATTGCTCAGTTTGTTGCTAAAAAAGCTAAAAAAGTTATTGGCGTTGAAGCTGTTCCGGATGCTATTTTGGCCGCTAAAGAAAATGCACAATTAAATCAAATTAATAACGTTGAATTTTTTGTTGGAGACATGAAACACGTTTTTAATGCAGAATTTATTAATAAACATGGACAACCAGATGTTATTATTACTGATCCACCTCGAGATGGTATGCATAAAGATGTAGTACAACAAATATTAAATATTGCTCCAGAAAAAATAGTATATGTAAGTTGTAATAGTGCCACACAAGCCAGAGATTTAGCCTTGATGGACGCTACATACAAAGTAATAAAAACACAAGCTGTAGACATGTTTCCTCAAACATTTCATGTTGAAAATGTTGTACTTTTGAAAAAAAGAAAGCATTAA
- the rocD gene encoding ornithine--oxo-acid transaminase — MIISEHMSSQQAIALENKYGSNTYKPLPVVLSKGEGVFVWDVDGKKYYDFLSAYSAVNQGHCHPKIVNALTQQAQTLTLTSRAFYNNMLGPYEKFACNYFGFDRLLPMNSGAEAVETAIKICRKWGYEVKGVKENEAKIIVCNKNFHGRTTTIVSFSNDKIANNNFGPYSKGFINIDYDDLIALEDTLKSNPNITGFLVEPIQGEAGVYVPSEGYLAKAKALCEAYHVLFIADEIQTGIARTGKLLAVDHESVKPDILILGKALSGGVYPVSAVLANNNIMDVMTPGTHGSTFGGNPLAAAVAIAALKVVEDEKLADKAQTLGELFRSELNTYIQSSSIVRLVRGKGLLNAIVINDSEDSKTAWNICLALRDRGLLAKPTHGNIIRFAPPLVITEPQLLDCVSIIIETLKGFET, encoded by the coding sequence ATGATTATTTCAGAACATATGTCATCTCAACAGGCAATTGCGTTAGAAAATAAATATGGTTCAAATACCTACAAGCCACTTCCAGTAGTTTTAAGTAAAGGAGAAGGTGTTTTTGTTTGGGATGTAGATGGTAAAAAATATTATGATTTCTTGTCCGCTTATTCAGCTGTTAATCAAGGGCATTGTCATCCTAAAATAGTAAATGCTTTAACGCAGCAAGCACAAACTCTAACGTTAACTTCCCGGGCATTTTATAATAACATGTTGGGGCCTTACGAAAAATTTGCCTGTAACTATTTTGGGTTTGATAGATTATTGCCAATGAATTCAGGAGCCGAGGCCGTTGAAACAGCTATAAAAATTTGTAGAAAATGGGGGTATGAGGTTAAAGGTGTTAAAGAAAATGAAGCAAAAATAATTGTTTGCAATAAAAATTTTCATGGACGAACCACAACTATTGTATCTTTTTCAAATGATAAAATTGCCAATAATAATTTTGGACCTTATTCAAAAGGGTTTATAAACATAGATTATGATGATTTGATTGCTCTTGAAGATACCTTGAAAAGCAATCCTAATATAACAGGTTTTTTAGTGGAACCTATTCAAGGAGAAGCAGGTGTTTATGTGCCATCTGAGGGTTATTTAGCAAAAGCAAAAGCTTTGTGTGAAGCATACCACGTGTTGTTTATTGCAGATGAAATTCAAACAGGTATTGCGCGAACGGGTAAGTTGTTAGCTGTAGATCATGAAAGTGTAAAACCAGATATTTTAATTTTAGGTAAAGCATTGAGTGGAGGTGTGTACCCAGTAAGTGCAGTCTTGGCAAACAATAATATCATGGATGTTATGACACCTGGAACTCATGGCAGTACATTTGGTGGAAATCCATTAGCAGCAGCAGTTGCTATAGCAGCATTAAAAGTGGTTGAAGATGAAAAATTAGCAGATAAAGCTCAAACCCTTGGAGAGCTGTTTAGAAGTGAGTTAAACACCTATATTCAATCAAGTAGTATTGTTAGGTTGGTTAGAGGGAAAGGTTTGCTTAATGCCATTGTTATTAATGATTCAGAAGACAGTAAAACTGCTTGGAATATTTGTTTAGCTTTACGTGATCGAGGTTTATTAGCTAAACCCACTCATGGAAATATTATTCGTTTTGCTCCACCTTTGGTAATAACAGAACCTCAATTATTAGATTGTGTTAGTATTATTATTGAAACCTTAAAGGGGTTTGAAACGTAG
- a CDS encoding helix-turn-helix domain-containing protein → MNDFLIGIGQRIKKIRKKNAMTISKLADNAGVSNGLISRIENGRTIPSLPVLLELINALEVNPSNFFEGVEKKAGAKYIHVKKKDQNLIEKEVDAKGFEYFHIFSKSLNTIGFDATILTISPNSKREKVVTEAWEFKYILKGSCTYIIDDEEVEVKKGDSIYFNGKIPHVPVNKTNKECIMLILYLFSETL, encoded by the coding sequence ATGAATGATTTTTTAATAGGGATTGGACAACGCATTAAAAAAATTAGGAAGAAAAATGCTATGACAATTAGTAAATTAGCGGATAATGCGGGGGTAAGCAATGGGTTAATTTCCAGAATTGAAAACGGGAGAACCATACCTTCTTTACCTGTTTTGTTAGAATTAATCAATGCTTTAGAAGTTAACCCTAGTAACTTTTTTGAAGGCGTTGAAAAAAAAGCGGGAGCTAAATATATTCATGTAAAGAAAAAAGATCAGAATTTAATTGAAAAAGAAGTTGATGCTAAAGGATTTGAATATTTTCATATTTTTAGCAAAAGTTTAAATACAATTGGCTTTGATGCTACTATTTTAACCATTTCGCCAAACTCTAAAAGAGAAAAAGTTGTGACTGAAGCTTGGGAATTCAAATATATTCTTAAAGGCTCATGTACTTACATTATTGATGATGAAGAGGTGGAAGTAAAAAAAGGGGACTCCATTTATTTTAATGGCAAAATCCCTCATGTCCCTGTTAATAAAACAAATAAAGAATGTATTATGCTCATTCTATATCTTTTTTCAGAAACCCTTTAA
- a CDS encoding CsbD family protein, translating to MNKDQIEGKWKQIKGKLKQKYGNLTDDDLTYSEGKFDEMLGNLQEKTGQKKQDLKNEIESWK from the coding sequence ATGAATAAAGATCAAATAGAAGGTAAATGGAAGCAAATTAAAGGTAAGTTAAAACAAAAGTATGGAAATCTTACCGACGATGACCTAACTTATTCTGAAGGTAAATTCGACGAAATGTTGGGTAATCTTCAAGAAAAAACAGGACAGAAAAAACAAGATTTAAAAAATGAAATTGAATCTTGGAAATAA
- a CDS encoding Rho termination factor N-terminal domain-containing protein, which translates to MDIPSVKNEDQYEALREKGYSKQKSARIANTPNAGQKGGKAKAYEKWTKKDLYEQARNVGIDGRSKMNKAELIYALRNN; encoded by the coding sequence ATGGACATTCCAAGTGTAAAAAACGAAGATCAATATGAAGCACTTCGAGAGAAAGGTTATAGCAAACAAAAATCAGCAAGAATAGCCAATACCCCTAATGCAGGCCAAAAAGGGGGTAAAGCCAAAGCCTATGAAAAATGGACAAAAAAGGATTTGTATGAACAGGCAAGAAATGTAGGTATTGATGGACGATCTAAAATGAATAAAGCTGAGCTTATTTATGCCTTAAGAAATAACTAA
- a CDS encoding AI-2E family transporter has product MNIINPKIIRQIFSLLLIILMGSLIFREMIPYFSGILGAITLFILLKGLMNTLEKKGWNPNMAAGLLLFLSFISILLPIAGAVIMLGDKIGNATQNSEKVINAIKAKSEEWEHYLGYNITDQIDATSISEGVTKSITNILGGTFSTFVAISIMYFLLFYMLTNRKQLKETLVDYIPIDKDNIKTLGIEINEMVRSNALGIPLVAIAQGLVSLIGFIIFGVESPFFWAVVVTIGSMIPFVGNFLGTIPVFILALSNGDTLQAWGVLLYGIVVVGLTDNIIRLYVLKKLDNVHPLITLIGVIIGIPLFGFIGLVFGPLLISLFMLVVRIYKKEFGKECNRL; this is encoded by the coding sequence ATGAATATAATAAACCCAAAAATAATACGTCAAATATTTTCGCTGCTATTAATAATTCTAATGGGAAGCTTAATTTTTAGAGAAATGATACCATACTTTTCAGGTATTTTAGGAGCTATTACTCTGTTTATATTATTAAAAGGACTAATGAATACACTGGAAAAGAAAGGTTGGAATCCTAACATGGCAGCTGGATTACTTTTGTTTTTATCTTTTATATCTATTTTGCTTCCCATAGCAGGAGCCGTGATAATGTTGGGTGATAAAATTGGTAATGCAACTCAAAATTCTGAAAAAGTTATAAATGCTATTAAAGCGAAATCAGAAGAGTGGGAACACTACCTGGGGTACAATATTACAGATCAAATAGATGCTACCTCAATTTCAGAAGGCGTAACCAAAAGCATTACTAATATTTTAGGAGGTACTTTTAGTACTTTTGTTGCTATTTCAATTATGTATTTTTTACTTTTTTACATGTTAACAAATCGTAAGCAACTTAAAGAAACATTGGTTGATTATATTCCCATTGACAAGGACAATATTAAAACTTTAGGTATAGAAATTAATGAGATGGTTCGCTCAAACGCATTGGGTATTCCTTTGGTGGCCATAGCTCAAGGGCTTGTTTCTTTAATAGGTTTTATAATATTTGGTGTTGAAAGTCCCTTTTTTTGGGCTGTTGTTGTAACTATTGGTTCTATGATTCCATTTGTTGGAAATTTTCTTGGAACCATTCCAGTATTTATATTGGCTCTTTCTAATGGAGATACATTGCAAGCATGGGGTGTGCTATTATACGGTATTGTTGTTGTTGGTCTTACAGATAATATTATCCGTTTATATGTATTAAAAAAATTAGATAATGTTCATCCTTTAATAACATTAATAGGGGTTATTATTGGAATTCCACTTTTTGGTTTTATAGGTTTGGTTTTTGGCCCGCTGTTAATCAGTCTGTTCATGTTAGTGGTTCGAATTTATAAAAAAGAATTTGGTAAAGAATGTAACAGGCTCTAA
- a CDS encoding NADPH-dependent F420 reductase, with protein sequence MKIGVIGSGNIGGNLGKHWSKVGHQVLFSSRHPKNLKSLVNESGKNAKAVSVADAFIANADVYLLAVPFNAIGEIAELYAGEYRDKVIIDATNPYPQRDGALAQKVIEANYNASEYTAMKFGTAKTVKAFNTIQAEHLKNDAFKTYNKLTIPFAAQDEEGRSVGKQLIEDIGFDTLYIGNLSDTNIMDPHKAIYGKALQKDELKALVDATKLS encoded by the coding sequence ATGAAAATAGGAGTTATAGGAAGTGGAAATATAGGAGGTAATTTAGGGAAACATTGGAGTAAGGTAGGACATCAAGTTTTGTTTAGTTCAAGACACCCAAAAAACCTCAAAAGTTTGGTTAATGAATCTGGTAAAAATGCTAAAGCGGTATCAGTAGCAGACGCTTTTATAGCCAATGCAGATGTTTATTTATTGGCCGTACCATTTAATGCTATTGGAGAAATAGCAGAATTATATGCAGGTGAGTATCGTGATAAAGTAATTATTGATGCTACAAATCCATATCCACAAAGAGATGGCGCTCTTGCACAAAAAGTTATTGAAGCAAATTATAATGCTTCAGAATATACCGCAATGAAATTTGGTACAGCAAAAACAGTTAAGGCATTTAATACGATACAGGCAGAACATTTAAAAAATGACGCTTTTAAAACCTATAATAAGCTAACTATTCCGTTTGCAGCTCAAGATGAAGAAGGTAGGAGTGTAGGAAAACAACTTATTGAAGATATAGGATTTGATACCCTGTATATTGGAAATTTAAGTGATACAAATATTATGGATCCTCATAAAGCTATTTATGGAAAAGCTCTCCAGAAAGATGAGTTGAAAGCATTGGTGGATGCCACTAAATTATCTTAA
- a CDS encoding response regulator: MSDTIYKVILTDDDEDDRMLFSEALEEISLQTSLSLFKHGQELLDYLFQPNVELPNLIFLDINMPKVNGIQCLTEIRSNPKLKDLFIAMYSTSSSEKDIEDSYLKGANIYINKPSCFTKLCEMVEKTLKINWVIHTSNLNKETFIFRI; this comes from the coding sequence ATGAGCGATACTATATATAAGGTGATTTTAACAGATGATGATGAGGATGATAGGATGTTATTTAGCGAAGCTTTAGAAGAGATATCTTTACAAACTTCATTGTCTCTTTTTAAACATGGTCAGGAATTGTTAGATTATCTTTTTCAGCCAAACGTAGAACTTCCAAATTTAATTTTTTTAGATATAAATATGCCTAAAGTGAATGGCATTCAGTGTTTAACGGAAATTCGTAGCAACCCCAAATTAAAAGATTTATTTATAGCAATGTATTCCACTTCTTCTTCAGAAAAAGATATTGAAGATTCTTATTTAAAAGGGGCCAATATTTATATAAATAAACCAAGTTGTTTTACTAAATTATGTGAAATGGTTGAGAAAACTCTTAAAATTAATTGGGTAATTCATACTTCTAATTTAAATAAAGAAACTTTTATATTTCGTATTTAA
- a CDS encoding ATP-binding protein — translation MNFKQLYTSSKTYIVLLFAAIIMLLVTTSITYRQIMLTQQSADKVVHTLQVYNVIADLTTHFTKAQSEEFREDLLNHKNPNTVFDSYKLEGKSIIDTLKVLTKDNTLHSARIKPLESLLDKLYSLLIDLDSVDYQDSEDTILTNQSQKAKINNTLVEIKSIKDRMLSDENRLMNERKVTYISHKSFTPNMLLILAFFALFVFVISFFRIYNNKLKVRKSEAFLKSVLATTDNIVNYYEPIFDTNNKIIDFKIIYANDCNRDYLGLEPDDIMEKTVLNVYPLHTSLNEIEELIDAYENKDKVIFDRQIFVEEKKMWFHSLATPLVDGVLVTSRNSTADEESKEMELALKNRLENQNLMLLDNRAFLTNIFKSISHIVMHYKSIREQSGKIIDFEVLFVNDKISPVTGDIPDDIKNKKLSEVFPNTFNSGVFEHLVSAVENDKAEEYEVPFTKNGQIHWFKATAIKLGDGVTITIRDVTEEKEKANELVNLNEQLVIQNSILTEAERIAKIGNFIWYLDTGVSEISDNFYLMLGCKIKEFEPSLDKYREFVHPEDLNQYDSVGAKVLTEQEITEYTYRVITKQNTIKHFKTNGQFINKNGKRVMIGVVQDVTESIQAEAMLLKSNLELKNKNNELESFNRVASHDLQEPLRKIQLFALRIKDTEADNFSDRSADYFGKVIKAVSRMQSLIENLLTYSKINVSKKDFEKVDLNHVFDKVKEDLTSNIGNTYYTEIVSDKLPKIMGVTFQMDQLFTNLISNAIKYKRVDEVPKIKIHYAKVSATEMPDFIPKAFKQYHKISFIDNGIGFKQQYAEKIFEVFQRLHQKNEYSGTGIGLAICKKIVENHSGYITAKGTENIGAQFDVYLPEQ, via the coding sequence ATGAATTTTAAGCAGTTATATACTTCTTCAAAAACTTATATAGTCTTACTATTTGCTGCAATAATAATGTTGTTGGTTACCACAAGTATCACTTACCGACAAATTATGTTAACACAACAATCTGCTGATAAGGTAGTACATACTTTGCAAGTTTACAATGTTATAGCAGATTTAACGACTCATTTTACTAAAGCTCAATCAGAAGAATTTAGGGAAGATTTATTAAACCATAAAAATCCAAATACTGTTTTTGACTCTTATAAGTTAGAAGGCAAATCTATAATAGATACTTTAAAAGTACTAACAAAAGACAATACTTTACATTCAGCACGTATTAAGCCATTAGAATCATTATTAGATAAACTTTACAGCTTACTTATTGATTTAGATTCTGTTGATTATCAGGATAGTGAAGATACTATTTTAACAAATCAATCACAGAAGGCAAAAATTAATAATACATTAGTTGAAATAAAAAGCATAAAAGATAGAATGCTCTCGGATGAAAATCGCTTAATGAATGAAAGGAAAGTAACCTATATTTCGCATAAATCTTTTACGCCTAATATGCTTTTAATATTGGCTTTTTTTGCCTTATTTGTGTTTGTTATTTCATTTTTTAGGATTTATAATAACAAGTTGAAAGTCCGGAAGTCTGAAGCTTTTTTAAAAAGTGTGTTAGCAACAACCGATAATATTGTTAATTATTATGAACCTATATTTGATACTAATAATAAGATAATTGATTTTAAAATTATATACGCGAATGATTGCAATCGTGATTATTTAGGGCTTGAACCAGATGATATAATGGAGAAAACAGTATTAAATGTTTATCCTTTACATACATCATTAAATGAGATAGAGGAATTAATAGACGCTTATGAAAATAAGGACAAAGTTATTTTTGATAGACAAATATTTGTTGAAGAAAAGAAAATGTGGTTTCATTCTTTAGCAACACCTCTTGTTGATGGTGTTTTGGTTACTTCTCGTAATTCTACTGCAGATGAAGAATCAAAGGAAATGGAATTGGCGCTTAAAAATCGATTGGAAAATCAAAATCTAATGTTGTTAGACAATCGGGCCTTTCTAACTAACATTTTTAAAAGTATTTCACATATAGTGATGCATTATAAAAGTATTAGAGAACAGAGTGGTAAGATTATTGACTTTGAGGTGTTATTTGTTAATGACAAAATTAGCCCCGTAACAGGTGATATTCCAGATGATATTAAAAATAAAAAATTATCGGAGGTCTTTCCAAATACGTTTAATTCTGGAGTTTTTGAGCATTTAGTGAGTGCTGTTGAAAATGACAAAGCTGAAGAATATGAAGTTCCTTTTACTAAAAATGGTCAGATACATTGGTTTAAGGCTACAGCTATTAAATTAGGTGATGGTGTTACTATTACCATTAGAGATGTTACTGAGGAAAAAGAAAAAGCAAATGAATTAGTAAACCTGAATGAGCAACTGGTTATACAGAACTCCATTTTAACGGAAGCTGAACGCATTGCTAAAATTGGTAATTTTATTTGGTATTTGGATACTGGTGTTTCTGAAATTTCAGATAATTTTTATTTAATGTTAGGTTGTAAAATAAAAGAGTTTGAACCTTCATTAGATAAATACAGAGAGTTTGTACATCCAGAAGACTTAAATCAATATGATAGCGTTGGTGCAAAAGTGCTAACAGAACAAGAAATAACCGAGTATACTTATCGTGTAATAACCAAACAAAATACCATAAAACATTTTAAAACCAATGGCCAATTTATAAATAAAAATGGAAAAAGGGTCATGATTGGCGTTGTGCAAGATGTAACTGAAAGTATTCAGGCTGAAGCCATGTTGTTAAAAAGTAATTTGGAATTAAAAAATAAAAATAATGAACTTGAATCATTTAACCGTGTGGCAAGTCATGATTTACAAGAACCTTTAAGAAAAATTCAATTATTTGCCCTAAGAATAAAGGATACAGAGGCTGATAATTTTTCAGATAGAAGTGCAGATTATTTTGGAAAAGTAATTAAAGCGGTTAGTAGAATGCAATCACTGATAGAGAATTTGCTTACCTATTCTAAAATTAATGTCAGTAAAAAAGATTTTGAAAAAGTAGATTTGAATCATGTATTTGATAAAGTAAAAGAAGATTTAACGAGTAACATTGGCAATACCTATTATACAGAGATTGTTTCGGATAAACTACCAAAAATTATGGGAGTAACATTTCAAATGGATCAGTTGTTTACTAACTTAATAAGTAATGCTATAAAGTATAAGCGAGTGGATGAAGTGCCTAAAATTAAAATTCATTATGCTAAGGTATCAGCCACAGAAATGCCTGATTTTATTCCTAAAGCATTTAAGCAATACCATAAAATATCATTTATAGATAATGGTATAGGTTTTAAACAACAGTATGCCGAAAAAATATTTGAGGTATTTCAACGTTTGCATCAAAAAAATGAATATTCAGGCACAGGTATAGGTTTAGCAATATGTAAAAAAATTGTAGAAAACCATAGTGGCTATATAACTGCAAAAGGAACTGAAAATATTGGAGCACAATTTGATGTGTATCTACCCGAGCAATAA
- a CDS encoding pyridoxamine 5'-phosphate oxidase family protein, whose protein sequence is MNTNKYNIKGKEKLEKISKLIQEPKVVMLLTALNKTPVSVSPMTIQEIDEQGDIWFFSSKESSHFTDIEFDNKVQIIYVDNTNQTYISMYGNATHIVDKMKVVELWNSEMNNWFDDKDDSNLVLLNVNIDTAHYWNSNDKRLVSF, encoded by the coding sequence ATGAATACTAATAAATATAATATAAAAGGCAAAGAAAAATTAGAAAAAATAAGCAAGCTTATACAGGAACCTAAAGTGGTTATGCTGTTAACAGCATTAAATAAAACCCCTGTTTCGGTTAGCCCAATGACTATTCAAGAGATAGATGAACAAGGTGATATTTGGTTTTTTTCTTCAAAAGAGAGTAGTCATTTTACAGACATTGAGTTTGATAATAAAGTGCAGATTATATATGTTGATAATACCAATCAAACGTATATTTCTATGTATGGGAATGCAACTCATATTGTTGATAAAATGAAGGTAGTTGAATTGTGGAATTCAGAGATGAACAATTGGTTTGATGATAAAGATGATTCTAATTTAGTGTTACTGAATGTAAATATTGACACCGCTCATTACTGGAATTCAAATGATAAAAGATTGGTATCTTTTTAA